In Cotesia glomerata isolate CgM1 linkage group LG8, MPM_Cglom_v2.3, whole genome shotgun sequence, the sequence gccagggtgcgctggaattgtttttacataaactgtagcttcaaaaggatagtttgctataaaaatgcagccatcgcgagatttaagttggtaccgattgtaaatttttattataattacaaataatactaaaatccgaacaaaaacagtttcactgtaaaaaaaaatcgcgccaagtccacgttcataagactattaagaaaaaaaaatttcttatttttttacaaaaagatataaaataaaaaaattaaaaaatccaaataaccgatatgattgtatttgattttcggaaattaaaaaaaattttattgtaaatttaaaaattaaaaaaaaaattttggaacgtacttggtgtgcgtcattgtgtatttcaatttttttaaagtcctagtaaatagattttacgaatttcattaaaagtaaaatattttgcaaccacgcacactaaatacgttccaaaatttttttttaattttcaaatttacaataaaattttttttaattttcgaaaatcaaatacaatcatatcggttatttggattttttaatttttttattttatatctttttgtaaagaaataagaaatttttttttcctaatagtcttatgaacgtggacttggcgcgattttttttacagtgaaactgtttttcttcggatttctaatacaagcaacgtcaatatttacaaagtaaaatgatcaattttaaacgcaacgctaaaaatcaaactgtaattattaacttgcttgaactggtaaaatgtatattttcaaagtataatttttactgtttcaaatgttaaattctccccccttctctttcatctgagttccccttctcctcataatatcgactatatattgaaatggcaatttttactgtttgaaactgtaatttttgaagatgaaagagtcgttatttactatagtgaaagcaactaatcacttattttggatattaaattataaattgtggcttttatactttctacattaatttctgtaatatttatatttttgccatcccgatgtccgctttactgtttgaaactataaaaattaaccgaaatccgagtgaatattagtttacttttttccgtgcaccAATAATattgttgtatttttttacatatcgacggtctagttagcaattggtctaactccttattttgtAAAgggtaatttttcaacattttaatcTAGCAAcagtccaattataaattatttgaatgatccaaaccaaaacattatacctctattagatattaaatggtttctttaagtgataataaaattttcacaaattgTTTCTTCAAACAAATGAATCGTTTATTTAAGAAACCCCACAAGTTATATGGAAATCCCAtatgacttatggggtttctcaaataaacgattcaaaTGGAAGATtgtctaaaatggagttaaaaaatttgttaattagaacgtcgatatttttttcatatcttgCGATATTGAGGGATCTTGGTCATAAAGGAGATATTGTTCTAGTAATTTAGCtgaatttcttaaaaagtTCGGAATGCATGATGCCACTTAATTGTTGTCGTTATTGAGAATAAGTATAATGCTATACAGAGTATTttgctttaaataaaaagcttGTAAGAATAAAAAGTCATACGTAAGCataaacatttatatttacatcCACCAGAAAATTCAGTGGCATCTGATATTAGTCAGCGCGATAAAATAGAGCTCATGCGCACTGAGAATAAACTAACTCATACTGCAACTCTACAAAACAGAAACCAGCCGTCAGAACATTGTAAGTGACTCATTCGAGCAGTTATAAAgtgattttcattttaatctaagtaatattcataaaaaaagtgAATCTGCTACTTATATTACCATTATTCAACAAGGAAAATGTCGGGCATTAAAGTCGGTGGTTGCTGTGGCCATGATTTAAGAACAGCGACTCTAGTTATTGGAATTCTATTTATCGTAAGTCTTATTTTGATCGAAtgaattgaataaattgaataaatgtcTTGCAACGCTGacttaaaaagtatttattcaGGTTCTCAACATCGGAAACTTGATACGAACACCGATAGAATACACCCAAGCATGTAGCAGTGGTATGACATTTGAAGACAGTATCTTTTGTTCATGGACAAAAGATTCCTCGAACTTGGGATTAGCTATCAGCAGTTCTAttgttgaaattattttagagGCGCTTATGATCTATGGATCTGAAaaggtaattattaaaattgtttatgcaattaataataaattacttatcgCAATAGTTAGCGAATTATTTAGAGCGTCTATTTTTACTTCTTTGCTAATATAAGAGCTCAAGCTTAAAGTTTAAGTTTCTATTTCTTCTTACAATCAACAagttgataattagtttttagaacacaaagaaaaaaaattaattgactcactaattacttatttactttttttttatcaaaatattaattagttaatgtAAATAGAGGattataaataacttattaaatagatCTAGTGCAAttggatatattttttgatCTCGTTACATATAATTGACGGCGTAACAATTGACCCgcaaatagaaaatttattatttttttattcattcctgagaattattaaactatgagtaagttatttttagatatccaccaaaagtattttttttaagagggGGTTTCACTCCCCTCTtctaaactataaataaataaaattatgctttattaaataattacttttgttaaattgcgctgtactttcttaaatattgacgtttttaaagatataagctcatcctgatgtcacactcattaagagctttcatttgagtatccacatcaatttttcatatatttatatatattgtatatatatacactatatataaatatatgaaaaattgatgtgggtactcaaatgaaaggtttcgatgagtgtaacatcggggtgaacttgtatctttaaaaatgtcaatagttaataagatacaaggtcgttttttaattattgatatttttgaagatataagctcatcctgatgttacactcatcaagagctttcatttgagtacccacatgcatttttgatatatttttaatatttatatatatatatatatataatatatacaaatatataaaatatatgaaaaattgatgtgggtattcaaataaaaggtctcgatgagtgtaatctcGGGTTgaacttatattttaaaaaatgttaatagttcacaagatacaaggtcatttcttaattattgatattttgaagttataagctcatcctgatgttacactcatcaagagctttcatttgagtacccacatgcatttttgatatatttttcatatatacatatatataatatatacaaatatataaaatatatgaaaaattgatgtgggtattcaaataaaaggtctcgatgagtgtaatctcGGGTTgaacttatattttaaaaaatgttaatagttcacaagatacaaggtcatttcttaattattgatattttgaagttataagctcatcctgatgttacactcatcaagagctttcatttgagtacccacatgcatttttgatatatttttcatatttatatatatataatatataaatatataaaatatatgaaaaattaatgtgggtattcaaatgaaaggtcttgataagtgcaATCTCGGGttaaacttatattttaaaaaatgttaatagttcacaagatacaaggtcatttcttaattattgaaattttcaaagatgTAAGCTgatcctgatattacactcatcaagagctttcatttgagtacccacatgcatttttgatatatttttcatatatacatatatataatatatacaaatatataaaatatatgaaaaattgatgtaggtactcaaatgaaaggtcttgatgagtgtaacatcaggatgagcttatatcttcgaaaatgtcaatagttcacaagacacaaaattttccttattctcttattaatatagattatcaaataaatattttattaaaatttttcttgctatttTATTACCAAAATACCTTATTAATCCTTCATGTATATGAATCCTTAATCCAtcccaaaataattaatttttttcatcaaagatTAATTCtagtatatttaatatttatacttatctATTTATAACTCTTGATTTTTAGCATAATATCTATGAtgttattacaaaataaattttccaggAAAAATACATGCTAATGCTACCATTGCTTGTAATCCATGCAATTGGACTAGGATTAACTTTTGGAGTTTTTTGGTTCATAATCACAGCAGTCGTTGATATTTCCATGGGAGCAAGAGTAATGATACTATTGATCGGTCATTTGATAATCGGTAAATTAAActtcttaaatatatatatatttttttttaatataagagtcctttttttaactcaattgacttaaatatttgtaatttcttttatttaatagctATCGGTGTGTACTTATGGATGATTGTCTACAACAGATGCCAAGAAATCCGAAGAAATTCTTCAGTGGACCCCGAAAAACATCAACTTCCTCCCTATGAACAATTTGTACAGGATTATAAAGttgcaatttaattatttttattttttttttaaataatcagtaaaatttattatcattaataaataattaatcaatattaatcaatattattttttaaacttttgtacattaaaagtttttttcaattttaacaaattttttttccttacaccattttccaaaaaaattattttttaaaatttagtatcacaaatttttgaataaaaaaattatttttcaaaaaaaaataaaacaatttttttttaaatctaaaaattttttttttttaatttttttatcaaaagctctgaaattatttaatattaaaaaaatttttaattttataattattataaaataataaaaattaaacaactttttttttatcaataaagttaaaaaaattttttttttaattttttttatcaaaagctctgaaattatttaatattaaaaaaatttttaattttataattattataaaatattaaaaattaatttatattatttttaatattattaaatgtatgCACTATTAAACGGAAGAATATATAAATCATCCCGCGCGTAAATTAAATGTAAACAGATCACTGCTGACAAGGTCGTGACTGAGAAAAACGCTTGCGTCATCCGTCggctgataataaaaaaatctataatatTGTTAGTATagtttcaatattaatatttaatataatttctacaataaaatattttccacaaaaaaattaaaaaaaaaatttttagaaagaaaaaaaaatttattcttgataataaaaaaaatctataatatTGTTAGTatagtttcaataataatatttaatataatttctacaataaaatattttccacaaaaaaattaaaaaaaaaatttttagaaagaaaaaaaaatttattcttgataataaaaaaatctataatatTGTTAGTatagtttcaataataatatttaatataatttctacaataaaatatcttcttcctattttcacaaaaaataaaattttagaaaaaaaaatttattctcgttaatttttgcttaaaaatcaatcattaaaatttaaatctacaattttagaaaaaaaaatttttttttttaattttacatcaaaatatattttaaatatataaaatatatataaaaatcggccaaaagttagttattaaaaatatatatttacaataaatattttatagatttttaatatattttttttacatttttttttcaccggagaaagatttaatttttattctataattTATTCTATAATTACATCGACTAAGATAACAAgctgttgaataaaattaaattttatttgtacagTGATAATGTGcagcttaaatttttttatcgtagaatttcttctatttaaaaatgataaaagaaaaaaaaatgtagttataaaaaagatgaattttaaataaattctttagaaaattttaagttttaaataattatctcaaTGTAATCAATAATATTGTACAAAtacaaatgataattttaattaaaagaaaatagatatgaatgtttattaatattgatgcCGCAGGTCATTATTTgcatttacaaataaaattatgcaaCATTAGTCTCCGCAATTTAATTTCTGTGTAGCTCATGCGCAGCAGAGCTCAGACGCGAGACATACTTTGAAGCGCAGATAGCTAATAATATTGTCAGTCAGCCGCATACGTTCGTTCTAAGCAATTtaatttgtgaattttatccaaatttattgtgaatttttaaaataaaattaa encodes:
- the LOC123270333 gene encoding uncharacterized protein LOC123270333 → MSGIKVGGCCGHDLRTATLVIGILFIVLNIGNLIRTPIEYTQACSSGMTFEDSIFCSWTKDSSNLGLAISSSIVEIILEALMIYGSEKEKYMLMLPLLVIHAIGLGLTFGVFWFIITAVVDISMGARVMILLIGHLIIAIGVYLWMIVYNRCQEIRRNSSVDPEKHQLPPYEQFVQDYKVAI